A genome region from Crossiella equi includes the following:
- a CDS encoding 4Fe-4S dicluster domain-containing protein has protein sequence MVPPAVLSRTGLDEMVELLLDRGHRVIGPTVRDSAIVLDELDSPARLPSGWGVVTGPGHYRLRRRADAAVFGHSAGPLTWKHFLYPPREDLWSVARDGAGEVVPAAEPDDRPMAFLGIRGCDLAAIGALDRVLRLGQYPDGRYDRRRRRTLLIAVDCTEPGELCFCASTGTGPAAGPGYDLALTEVLDGEHRFLVVAGSPAGAELLAALHTRPATDEELASARAAVAAASDRMGRTLPAADLPTVLAASRESSRWSEIAQRCLSCGNCTMVCPTCFCTTTQDATALTGEHATRSRHWASCFELGFSELHEGPVRASAESRYRQWLTHKLGTWPEQLGGPGCVGCGRCIAWCPAGIDLTEEAAALATEWGGDAGDRDRADRSG, from the coding sequence ATGGTCCCGCCCGCGGTGCTCAGCCGCACCGGTCTCGACGAAATGGTCGAGCTGCTGCTCGACCGCGGCCACCGGGTGATCGGCCCCACCGTGCGGGACAGTGCGATCGTCCTGGACGAGCTGGACTCACCCGCCCGGCTGCCCAGCGGTTGGGGCGTGGTGACCGGACCGGGCCACTACCGCCTGCGCCGCCGCGCCGACGCCGCGGTCTTCGGGCACTCCGCCGGACCGCTCACCTGGAAGCACTTCCTGTACCCGCCCAGGGAGGACCTCTGGTCGGTGGCGCGGGACGGCGCCGGTGAGGTCGTACCGGCCGCCGAGCCCGACGACCGGCCGATGGCCTTCCTCGGCATCCGGGGCTGCGACCTGGCCGCGATCGGCGCGCTCGACCGGGTCCTGCGCCTCGGCCAGTACCCCGACGGTCGCTACGACCGCAGGCGGCGCCGGACCCTGCTCATCGCGGTCGACTGCACCGAACCGGGCGAGCTCTGCTTCTGCGCCTCCACCGGCACCGGACCGGCCGCCGGTCCGGGGTACGACCTGGCGCTGACCGAGGTCCTGGACGGCGAGCACCGCTTCCTCGTGGTGGCGGGCAGCCCGGCGGGCGCCGAGCTGCTGGCGGCGCTGCACACCCGCCCGGCCACCGACGAGGAGCTCGCCTCGGCGCGGGCCGCGGTGGCCGCGGCCTCCGACCGGATGGGCCGGACTCTCCCGGCGGCCGACCTCCCCACCGTGCTGGCCGCGAGCCGGGAGTCCTCGCGCTGGAGCGAGATCGCCCAGCGCTGCCTGAGCTGTGGCAACTGCACCATGGTGTGCCCCACCTGCTTCTGCACCACCACCCAGGACGCCACCGCCCTGACCGGCGAGCACGCCACGCGCAGCAGGCACTGGGCCTCCTGCTTCGAGCTCGGCTTCTCCGAGCTGCACGAGGGTCCGGTGCGCGCCTCCGCGGAGAGCCGGTACCGGCAGTGGCTGACCCACAAGCTCGGCACGTGGCCCGAACAGCTCGGCGGCCCCGGCTGCGTCGGCTGCGGCCGCTGCATCGCCTGGTGCCCGGCCGGAATCGACTTGACCGAGGAGGCCGCCGCACTGGCCACGGAGTGGGGAGGAGACGCCGGTGACCGTGACCGAGCAGACCGGTCCGGCTGA
- a CDS encoding FAD/NAD(P)-binding protein has product MTVTEQTGPAEAAPWHPVPYRVTARHRETADTTTLVLRPVHRPVAGFRPGQFTMLYAFGVGEVPVSISGDPILSGHALVQTVREVGAVSRALARAAPGTRVGVRGPYGRPWDLDGHVGDDLLLVGGGIGLAPLRPALRLALARRRRYRRLVLLVGARSAADLPFRAELDRLLTRADVEVVVTVDRGGPGWDGRVGLVTAPLAELPLDPARTTALLCGPEPMMRACAEALRRRGVRPGSIQLSLERNMKCGTGLCGHCQLGPLLLCRDGPVVPWARAEPLLSVREL; this is encoded by the coding sequence GTGACCGTGACCGAGCAGACCGGTCCGGCTGAGGCCGCCCCCTGGCACCCGGTGCCGTACCGGGTGACCGCGCGGCACCGGGAGACCGCCGACACCACGACCCTGGTGCTGCGTCCGGTGCACCGGCCGGTGGCCGGGTTCCGGCCCGGCCAGTTCACCATGCTCTACGCCTTCGGTGTCGGCGAGGTGCCGGTCTCGATCAGCGGCGACCCGATCCTGTCCGGCCATGCCCTCGTGCAGACCGTGCGCGAGGTCGGTGCCGTCAGCCGGGCGCTGGCCAGGGCCGCCCCCGGCACCCGCGTCGGGGTGCGGGGGCCGTACGGCCGCCCGTGGGACCTGGACGGGCACGTCGGCGACGATCTCCTGCTCGTCGGCGGCGGCATCGGGCTCGCTCCGCTGCGCCCGGCGCTGCGCCTGGCGCTGGCCAGGCGGCGGCGCTACCGCAGGCTGGTCCTGCTCGTGGGCGCGCGCAGCGCGGCCGACCTGCCGTTCCGGGCCGAACTCGACCGGCTGCTCACCCGGGCCGACGTGGAGGTCGTGGTGACCGTGGACCGGGGCGGGCCGGGCTGGGACGGCCGGGTGGGCCTGGTCACCGCACCGCTGGCCGAACTGCCCCTGGACCCGGCGCGCACCACGGCACTGCTGTGCGGGCCCGAGCCGATGATGCGGGCGTGCGCCGAGGCGCTGCGACGGCGCGGGGTCCGTCCCGGGAGCATCCAGCTCTCGTTGGAACGCAACATGAAGTGCGGCACCGGCCTCTGCGGGCACTGCCAGCTGGGTCCCCTGCTGTTGTGCCGGGACGGTCCGGTCGTGCCCTGGGCACGGGCCGAGCCGCTGTTGAGTGTCAGGGAGCTGTGA
- a CDS encoding oxidoreductase: MGTPRLAVWKFTSCDGCQLNLLDCTDELLALADLVYISHFTEASSVDEPGPYDISVVEGSISTPEEVTRIRRVREQSGVLVVLGACGTAGGIQALREFGDVAEFSSQVYASPSQVAALATSTPIAAHVPVDYELRGCPINRHQLLEVLDALLAGRRPDLPDTSVCTECKRAGHTCVLVAEGATCLGPVTQAGCGAVCPAYRRGCFGCFGPSRGANVPALLPLLRDRGVTDDALRRVFGTFNATAPEFRQVPDLVDGGCRCHTGDIDS, encoded by the coding sequence ATGGGCACACCGAGACTGGCGGTCTGGAAGTTCACTTCCTGCGACGGCTGCCAGCTGAACCTGTTGGACTGCACCGACGAGCTGCTGGCGCTCGCCGATCTCGTGTACATCAGCCACTTCACCGAGGCCTCCAGTGTGGATGAGCCGGGACCGTACGACATCTCGGTGGTGGAGGGCTCGATCAGCACACCCGAGGAGGTCACCCGGATCCGGCGCGTGCGCGAACAGTCCGGCGTCCTCGTCGTGCTGGGGGCCTGCGGCACCGCGGGCGGGATCCAGGCGCTGCGGGAGTTCGGGGACGTGGCCGAGTTCAGCTCGCAGGTCTACGCCAGTCCGTCGCAGGTCGCGGCCCTGGCCACCAGCACACCCATCGCCGCGCACGTGCCGGTCGACTACGAGCTGCGGGGCTGCCCCATCAACCGCCACCAGCTGCTCGAGGTGCTCGACGCGCTCCTGGCCGGGCGCAGGCCGGACCTGCCCGACACCAGCGTCTGCACCGAGTGCAAGCGCGCCGGCCACACCTGCGTGCTGGTCGCCGAGGGCGCCACGTGCCTGGGCCCGGTGACCCAGGCGGGGTGCGGCGCGGTGTGCCCGGCCTACCGGCGGGGCTGCTTCGGCTGCTTCGGGCCCTCGCGGGGCGCCAACGTCCCGGCCCTGCTGCCGCTGCTGCGCGACCGCGGTGTCACCGACGACGCCCTGCGCCGGGTCTTCGGCACCTTCAACGCGACCGCGCCCGAGTTCCGGCAGGTACCGGACCTGGTGGACGGAGGATGCCGGTGTCACACCGGGGACATCGACAGCTGA
- a CDS encoding Ni/Fe hydrogenase subunit alpha has translation MPVSHRGHRQLTVSGLTRVEGEGSLRVRVRDGRVRSVALEIYEPPRFFEAFLRGRAHTEPPDITARICGICPVAYQLTACQAIEDACGVPVGGQLAALRRLLYCGEWIASHALHIHLLHAPDFLGHPDALSLARQDRAVVERGLALKQAGNSILELVGGRAIHPVNVRLGGFYRPPGRAELTALAAGLRESLEQAVATVAWVADFDFPDLVLPHEFLALHEPGRYAIEAGTPRTGSGRSWPLREFTDHVAEYQVPHSTALHAALDGEPYLVGPLARYAISSASLSPTAREVAAAAGLGPVCRNPFQAIVVRAVEIVHALEEALALIRDYEPPETAAVAVPPRAAVGHGATEAPRGLLYHRYALDGNGLVASADIVPPTAQNQAAIEADLLRVAQQNLHLDDEALTSLCERAIRNHDPCISCSAHFLDLTVDRG, from the coding sequence ATGCCGGTGTCACACCGGGGACATCGACAGCTGACCGTCAGCGGCCTCACCCGGGTCGAGGGAGAGGGCTCGCTGCGGGTCCGGGTACGCGACGGCCGGGTCCGCTCGGTGGCACTGGAGATCTACGAGCCACCCCGCTTCTTCGAGGCTTTCCTGCGCGGCCGCGCCCACACCGAACCGCCCGACATCACCGCGCGGATCTGCGGGATCTGCCCGGTGGCCTATCAGCTGACCGCGTGCCAGGCGATCGAGGACGCCTGCGGCGTGCCGGTCGGCGGGCAGCTCGCCGCACTGCGCAGGCTGCTCTACTGCGGTGAGTGGATCGCCAGCCACGCCCTGCACATCCACCTGCTGCACGCCCCGGACTTCCTCGGCCACCCCGACGCGCTCAGCCTCGCCCGGCAGGACCGGGCGGTGGTCGAGCGCGGGCTGGCGCTCAAGCAGGCGGGCAACTCGATCCTCGAACTGGTCGGTGGCCGGGCCATCCACCCGGTCAACGTGCGGCTCGGCGGGTTCTACCGGCCCCCCGGCCGCGCCGAGCTGACCGCGCTGGCCGCCGGGCTCCGGGAGTCGCTGGAGCAGGCCGTGGCCACCGTCGCCTGGGTGGCCGACTTCGACTTCCCGGACTTGGTACTGCCCCACGAGTTCCTCGCCCTGCACGAGCCCGGCCGCTACGCCATCGAGGCCGGCACCCCGCGAACCGGCTCCGGGCGGAGCTGGCCGCTGCGCGAGTTCACCGACCACGTGGCGGAGTACCAGGTGCCCCACTCGACCGCGCTGCACGCGGCCCTGGACGGCGAGCCCTACCTGGTCGGACCGCTGGCCCGGTACGCGATCAGCTCGGCCTCCCTCTCCCCCACCGCGCGCGAGGTGGCCGCCGCGGCGGGGCTCGGCCCGGTGTGCCGCAACCCGTTCCAGGCCATCGTGGTGCGCGCCGTGGAGATCGTGCACGCACTGGAGGAGGCGCTGGCGCTGATCCGGGACTACGAGCCGCCGGAGACCGCCGCGGTGGCGGTGCCGCCCCGCGCCGCGGTCGGGCACGGTGCCACCGAGGCCCCGCGCGGCCTGCTGTACCACCGCTACGCCCTGGACGGGAACGGTCTGGTCGCCTCGGCCGACATCGTGCCGCCGACCGCGCAGAACCAGGCCGCGATCGAGGCCGACCTGCTCCGCGTCGCGCAGCAGAACCTGCACCTGGACGACGAAGCGCTCACCTCGCTGTGCGAGCGCGCCATCCGCAACCACGACCCGTGCATCTCCTGCTCGGCGCACTTCCTCGACCTCACCGTGGACCGGGGATGA
- a CDS encoding hydrogenase maturation protease, which yields MSGRRTVLIGVGNPFRGDDGIGPALAAAVRARGLPGVHVVDTDGEPASLLAAWTGAGLVVLVDAVRCLPAHPGRIHRTSVGSLPHGAAPASSHGIGVPEAIELGRVLGRVPERLVVYAVEAAHLGFGTTLSPEVAAALPELLRQVLDELDQAGDPAVRRRAPCPPGKPWTSEV from the coding sequence ATGAGCGGTCGGCGCACGGTGCTCATCGGGGTGGGCAACCCGTTCCGGGGTGACGACGGGATCGGGCCGGCGCTGGCCGCCGCGGTCCGCGCGCGCGGGCTCCCCGGCGTCCACGTGGTCGACACCGACGGCGAACCGGCCTCCCTGCTCGCGGCCTGGACCGGGGCTGGCCTGGTGGTCCTGGTCGACGCCGTCCGGTGCCTGCCCGCGCACCCGGGCCGCATACACCGCACCAGCGTCGGCAGCCTGCCGCACGGCGCCGCCCCGGCCAGCTCGCACGGCATCGGTGTGCCCGAGGCCATTGAGCTCGGGCGGGTGCTCGGGCGGGTGCCGGAGCGCCTGGTGGTCTACGCGGTGGAGGCGGCCCACCTCGGCTTCGGCACCACCCTCAGCCCGGAAGTCGCCGCGGCGCTGCCGGAGCTGCTGCGACAGGTACTCGACGAACTGGACCAGGCCGGAGATCCGGCCGTGAGGAGGCGAGCCCCATGTCCGCCCGGGAAACCCTGGACAAGCGAGGTCTGA
- a CDS encoding class I fructose-bisphosphate aldolase, translated as MSARETLDKRGLSTGKKARLHRILHQHGLRNGTALFLPYDQGLEHGPRDFFPNPAAGDPRYVLKLALEGGFNAVVVQIGLAEKFFWDYAGEVPLVLKLNGKTDLPPDDQARSPVNASVADAVRLGADAVGYTLYVGTPAQEADFEHYHQVRADAQRFGMPLVVWAYPRGSAVAAKGGKDSFYAVDYAARTAAELGADVVKVNFPHPDKQTGVPGCYREEFTSQRAIDAVVRSAARTMLLVSGGERAGEDAMLDKASQAMAAGATGLIFGRNVWQRDHEQSLRFVARLREVLGHYPAC; from the coding sequence ATGTCCGCCCGGGAAACCCTGGACAAGCGAGGTCTGAGCACCGGGAAGAAGGCCCGGTTGCACCGGATCCTGCACCAGCACGGACTGCGCAACGGCACCGCGCTGTTCCTGCCCTACGACCAGGGGCTGGAGCACGGACCACGCGACTTCTTCCCCAACCCCGCCGCCGGGGATCCCCGGTATGTCCTCAAGCTGGCCCTGGAGGGCGGCTTCAACGCGGTCGTGGTCCAGATCGGGCTGGCGGAGAAGTTCTTCTGGGACTACGCGGGCGAAGTGCCCCTGGTGCTCAAGCTCAACGGCAAGACCGACCTCCCGCCCGACGACCAGGCCAGGTCCCCGGTCAACGCCTCGGTGGCCGATGCCGTGCGCCTGGGCGCCGACGCGGTCGGCTACACCCTGTACGTGGGCACCCCGGCGCAGGAAGCGGACTTCGAGCACTACCACCAGGTCCGCGCCGACGCCCAGCGGTTCGGCATGCCGCTGGTGGTGTGGGCCTACCCACGAGGCTCGGCGGTGGCCGCGAAGGGCGGCAAGGACTCCTTCTACGCGGTGGACTACGCCGCCCGCACCGCGGCCGAGCTCGGGGCGGACGTGGTCAAGGTGAACTTCCCGCACCCGGACAAGCAGACCGGGGTACCTGGCTGCTACCGGGAGGAGTTCACCTCGCAGCGGGCGATCGACGCGGTGGTGCGCTCGGCGGCCCGCACCATGCTCCTGGTCTCCGGTGGTGAGCGCGCGGGCGAGGACGCCATGCTGGACAAGGCGAGCCAGGCCATGGCCGCCGGTGCCACCGGCCTGATCTTCGGGCGCAACGTCTGGCAGCGCGATCACGAGCAGTCGCTGCGCTTCGTCGCCCGGCTGCGGGAGGTCCTCGGCCACTACCCGGCCTGCTGA
- a CDS encoding phosphoribosyltransferase family protein — MAFSDRREAGGRLAERLGHLRGEDVVVLGVPHGGTPVADEVARRIGGVPCAVPVVRIVSPRPPWATLGAVGESGVRVLDGDAIRQAGLDAGQLAAAERVARAELARLREVLRGISSPRDLHGRTAVVVDDGIASGVTARAACQVARARGADRLVFATPVCAPAAAARVAELAEELVYLQAPRWFAEVGQHYRDFRAVTDNELAGFLRRPAVRANGVAGERTRTGPLGLPGVLQVPGQPRGLVVLAHASASARPGAWPGHVAGRLNQHRFATLSVDLLTGQNDARQVGAADSHVLALRLAGVLHRLREHEATRGLATGLLGIGLGTAVVLRTAAERGTAVRAIVVGGGRPDLRLSVLDRVQSATLFLVPCLDERGLDRAVRARERIRGESRAELVPDADHDFTTATARGWLARLACSWFSAQLVSGSRALVRPRPPQQAG, encoded by the coding sequence ATGGCATTCAGCGATCGCCGCGAGGCGGGTGGGCGGCTGGCCGAACGGCTGGGGCACCTGCGTGGCGAGGACGTGGTCGTGCTGGGTGTTCCGCACGGCGGCACACCGGTCGCGGACGAGGTCGCGCGACGGATCGGTGGCGTGCCGTGCGCGGTGCCCGTGGTGCGCATCGTGTCACCGAGGCCGCCCTGGGCGACGCTGGGAGCCGTTGGCGAGAGCGGCGTCCGGGTGCTGGACGGCGACGCGATCCGGCAGGCCGGTCTGGACGCCGGGCAGCTGGCCGCGGCCGAGAGGGTGGCCAGGGCGGAGCTGGCCCGGCTCCGGGAGGTCCTGCGCGGCATCTCCTCACCCCGGGATCTGCACGGCCGTACCGCGGTCGTGGTCGACGACGGGATCGCCAGCGGGGTGACCGCGCGGGCGGCCTGCCAGGTGGCACGGGCGCGGGGCGCGGACAGGCTCGTGTTCGCGACCCCGGTCTGCGCGCCGGCCGCCGCGGCGCGGGTGGCCGAGTTGGCCGAGGAGCTCGTCTACCTCCAGGCACCCCGGTGGTTCGCCGAGGTCGGCCAGCACTACCGCGACTTCCGCGCGGTGACCGACAACGAGCTCGCCGGGTTCCTCCGGCGCCCGGCGGTCCGGGCGAACGGCGTGGCCGGTGAGCGGACCCGGACCGGACCGCTCGGCCTGCCCGGGGTGCTCCAGGTGCCAGGGCAACCCCGCGGGCTGGTGGTGCTCGCGCACGCGAGTGCCAGTGCCCGGCCCGGGGCCTGGCCCGGCCACGTCGCGGGGCGGCTCAACCAGCACCGCTTCGCCACGCTGTCGGTGGACCTGCTGACCGGCCAGAACGACGCCCGGCAGGTCGGCGCCGCGGACAGCCACGTCCTCGCCCTGCGGCTGGCGGGTGTGCTGCACCGGCTGCGCGAGCACGAGGCCACGCGAGGGCTGGCCACGGGCCTGCTCGGCATCGGCTTGGGCACCGCTGTGGTGCTGCGCACCGCGGCCGAGCGCGGCACCGCGGTCAGGGCCATCGTGGTCGGCGGAGGCCGCCCGGACCTGAGGCTGTCCGTGCTGGACCGGGTGCAGAGCGCAACGCTGTTCCTGGTGCCCTGTCTGGACGAGCGCGGCCTGGACCGCGCGGTGCGCGCCCGGGAACGGATCAGGGGCGAGAGCCGCGCCGAGCTCGTCCCGGACGCCGACCACGACTTCACCACCGCGACGGCGCGCGGCTGGCTGGCCAGGCTGGCGTGCTCCTGGTTCAGCGCCCAGCTCGTGAGCGGGAGCCGGGCACTGGTTCGCCCCCGACCGCCTCAGCAGGCCGGGTAG
- a CDS encoding winged helix-turn-helix transcriptional regulator: MSERSYQDGCGAAVALDQVGERWALLVVRELVFGPKRFRDLKAGLPHASQNVLSHRLRELEAAGVVRRVELGPPASSQGYELTALGRRLEPALLELARWGALLPQTKLGLGMGTDSFLLLLKALYRPRALSTSVRLHIGADSALVSLTPEAITVARGAAGPAEAELRAEVTTLWRLLFTGLTLDAAVAAGDLGLEGDRAAAEAFLTLFPAPAS; this comes from the coding sequence GTGTCGGAGCGGAGTTACCAGGACGGCTGCGGGGCGGCCGTCGCCCTGGACCAGGTCGGGGAGCGGTGGGCGTTGCTCGTGGTGCGCGAGCTGGTGTTCGGGCCCAAGCGCTTCCGCGACCTCAAGGCCGGGCTGCCCCACGCCAGCCAGAACGTGCTCAGCCACCGGCTGCGCGAGCTGGAGGCCGCCGGGGTGGTGCGCCGCGTCGAGCTGGGCCCGCCCGCCAGCAGCCAGGGTTACGAGCTGACCGCGCTCGGCCGACGGCTGGAGCCCGCGCTGCTGGAGCTCGCCCGCTGGGGCGCGCTGCTGCCGCAAACCAAGCTCGGTCTCGGCATGGGCACCGACTCGTTCCTGCTGCTGCTCAAGGCCCTCTACCGGCCGCGCGCGCTCAGCACGAGCGTGCGCCTGCACATCGGCGCGGACTCCGCGCTGGTCAGCCTGACCCCGGAGGCCATCACCGTCGCCCGGGGCGCCGCCGGTCCGGCCGAGGCCGAGCTGCGTGCCGAGGTCACCACGTTGTGGCGGCTGCTGTTCACCGGGCTGACCCTCGATGCGGCCGTGGCCGCCGGGGATCTCGGGCTGGAGGGCGACCGCGCCGCTGCCGAGGCCTTCCTCACTCTGTTCCCGGCGCCGGCCAGCTGA
- a CDS encoding acetoacetate decarboxylase, with translation MKASEVVTKLATPLTAPAYNPRRTRFRDREYLNIVYRTDAEALRKVVPEPLEFDEPLVRFEIMRMNQASNFGPYTEAGQVIPVRFGEEHGEYLHQMYLDSFPATAAGRELAGYPKSMGSPKLAVEGSALLGTLDLGSVRVATATMGYQFEQMDFEQAHSEISVPTYMLKIVPGYHGKPRICELLRTQITDLTIKDAWTGPARLQLFEHVLAPLADLPVREIVSASHILTDLRLAPLTPVHDYLAEAQS, from the coding sequence ATGAAGGCCTCTGAAGTGGTCACGAAGCTGGCCACACCGCTCACCGCGCCCGCCTACAACCCGCGCCGCACCCGGTTCCGCGACCGCGAGTACCTCAACATCGTCTACCGCACGGACGCGGAGGCGCTGCGCAAGGTCGTGCCGGAGCCGCTGGAGTTCGACGAGCCGCTGGTGCGCTTCGAGATCATGCGGATGAACCAGGCCAGCAACTTCGGCCCGTACACCGAGGCCGGACAGGTGATCCCGGTGCGGTTCGGCGAGGAGCACGGCGAGTACCTGCACCAGATGTACCTCGACAGCTTCCCGGCCACCGCCGCGGGCCGCGAGCTCGCGGGCTACCCCAAGTCGATGGGCTCGCCGAAGCTGGCCGTCGAGGGCAGCGCACTGCTGGGCACCCTGGACCTGGGCTCGGTGCGCGTGGCCACCGCGACCATGGGCTACCAGTTCGAGCAGATGGACTTCGAGCAGGCGCACAGCGAGATCTCCGTGCCCACGTACATGCTCAAGATCGTGCCCGGCTACCACGGCAAGCCCCGCATCTGCGAGCTGCTGCGCACCCAGATCACCGACCTGACCATCAAGGACGCCTGGACCGGACCGGCCCGCCTCCAGCTGTTCGAGCACGTGCTGGCCCCGCTGGCCGACCTGCCCGTGCGCGAGATCGTCTCCGCCAGCCACATCCTCACCGACCTGCGGCTCGCCCCGCTGACGCCGGTGCACGACTACCTCGCGGAGGCCCAGTCATGA
- a CDS encoding 3-hydroxyacyl-CoA dehydrogenase NAD-binding domain-containing protein, with protein sequence MSERTIAVVGAGVIGLSWTTLFLAKGFRVRLCDPRPDLAQAAREGIGQFAPTVPGFTGTAEELLTRLEFAPDAVHAVHDVVAVQENGPERLEFKQDLFAALEKAAPADALLLSSTSGLVPSLLGEKMTDPGRVLVGHPFNPPHVLPLVEIVPNPATTPETIARAVAFYRELGKTPVPLHKESRGFVANRLQGALFAEAITLVQDGVVDPAELDEIVRTSLGVRWASVGPFEAFHLGGGPEGLRHLLTHLGPGMARGWAMRRTPELDESTVDMLATAAEQSFGTEDYAGRTLRRDRRQLAVLAGLEQAEEA encoded by the coding sequence ATGAGCGAGCGCACGATCGCCGTCGTCGGCGCCGGGGTCATCGGCCTGTCCTGGACGACGTTGTTCCTGGCCAAGGGCTTCCGCGTCCGGCTGTGCGACCCGCGCCCGGACCTTGCGCAGGCCGCGCGCGAGGGCATCGGGCAGTTCGCGCCGACCGTGCCGGGCTTCACCGGCACCGCCGAGGAGCTGCTGACCCGCCTGGAGTTCGCCCCGGACGCGGTGCACGCCGTGCACGACGTGGTCGCGGTCCAGGAGAACGGCCCGGAGCGCCTGGAGTTCAAGCAGGACCTGTTCGCCGCGCTGGAGAAGGCCGCCCCGGCCGACGCGCTGCTGCTGTCCTCCACCTCCGGCCTGGTGCCCAGCCTGCTCGGCGAGAAGATGACCGACCCGGGCCGGGTACTGGTCGGGCACCCGTTCAACCCGCCGCACGTGCTGCCCCTGGTCGAGATCGTGCCCAACCCGGCGACCACCCCCGAGACGATCGCCCGCGCGGTGGCGTTCTACCGCGAGCTGGGCAAGACCCCGGTCCCGCTGCACAAGGAGAGCCGCGGCTTCGTGGCCAACCGCCTGCAGGGCGCCCTGTTCGCCGAGGCGATCACCCTCGTGCAGGACGGCGTGGTCGACCCGGCCGAGCTGGACGAGATCGTGCGCACCTCGCTGGGCGTCCGCTGGGCCTCGGTCGGCCCGTTCGAGGCCTTCCACCTGGGCGGCGGCCCCGAGGGCCTGCGCCACCTGCTCACCCACCTCGGGCCGGGCATGGCGCGCGGCTGGGCCATGCGGCGCACCCCCGAGCTGGACGAGTCCACTGTGGACATGCTCGCCACCGCGGCCGAGCAGAGCTTCGGCACCGAGGACTACGCGGGCCGCACGCTGCGCCGCGACCGCCGTCAACTGGCCGTCCTGGCGGGTCTGGAGCAGGCCGAGGAGGCCTGA